One Xyrauchen texanus isolate HMW12.3.18 chromosome 2, RBS_HiC_50CHRs, whole genome shotgun sequence genomic window carries:
- the dagla gene encoding diacylglycerol lipase-alpha isoform X1, giving the protein MPGMVLFQRRWSVGSDDLVLPAFFLFILHCIWLVVLSMVLFGLPYSSEQSCSVTLVDHGRGYLGILVSCLICEGAIMWLSMRGSILYTQPREAVQYVLYIRLAILLVELVYAVVGITWLVQYYQPCSDITAKNLALGIVACNWLVIFSVCFTMMCTFDPTGRTFVKLKATRRRQRNLTTYTLRHRLEEGQASSWSRRLKFFMCCTRAKDTQSDAYSEVASLFAEFFRDLDIVPSDIIAGLVLLRQRQRAKRSAILDQANNDVLAFLSGMPVTRNTKYLDLKNSAEMAMYKEVCYYMLFAMAAYGWPLYLFRKPACGLCRLVSTCSCNTSVSGSRLSQSVTVEEDNCCGCNVLAIRRQFLDQDLKEVQIVYTSYHDAVYETPFFVAVDHAKKKVIISIRGTLSPKDALTDLTGDSERLPLEEQHGTWLGHKGMVYSAEYIKKKLEQEMILSQAFGRDLGKGTMHYGLVIVGHSLGAGAAAILSFLLRPQYPSLHCYAYSPPGGLLSEDAMEYSKDFITSVVLGKDLVPRIGLSQLEGFRRHLLEVLQKSDKPKWRIIAGGTKCIPKSELPLDDGPPLSQGVTPSNSRLWLHPSDLSIALSASTPLYPPGRVIHVVHNHPPETCCGQEEPTYSALWGDNKAFDEVIISPAMLNEHMPHVVMDGLNKVLENYNKGKTALLSAAKIMVSPTDVDLNPETIFLDASSSPQPTPATHHRRNSSVRSCARSEISLDGFSECPPPPVPVVLTGARERLAIELRERKAPLAIMESLSDAESVYSLDSRRSSAALRGSPCLGSLPFPLDAPIPEENPSLSSRTELLAADSLSQGAVDHELGEVGPYCHTPLDLAVPSNDTHYLSVNSCNSAHFSPLSLGKTTEDQPASQGMNFCPSSETPEACQQSAVPNSQESCKLSKIANDREIEMDLESGRSQALQPVPPLSNGTPSQAVLEFAQYLDSLFRLDGSSSSLLELSDAESESGQGSYSQAEGQHEDQRVRNSDKDRQLLARATLEPNLVPKPPRTFADSADPSSGISLSPSFPLSSSGELNDLSPLDGAIPINHSTLRTSAAMPNPKETALSSMV; this is encoded by the exons GCTGGTGGTTCTGTCCATGGTTCTTTTTGGGCTGCCATACAGTTCAGAGCAGTCATGCTCGGTCACGCTGGTGGATCACGGTCGAGGTTACCTCGGCATCCTGGTCAGCTGCCTGATTTGCGAGGGTGCCATCATGTGGTTAAGCATGAGAGGCAGCATCCTGTACACACAACCCAGAGAAGCTGTTCAATACGTGCTTTATATACGGCTAG CCATCCTGCTGGTGGAGCTGGTGTATGCAGTGGTGGGCATCACCTGGTTGGTGCAGTATTACCAGCCTTGCTCTGACATCACAGCCAAGAACCTCGCCCTGG gaatTGTGGCGTGTAACTGGTTGGTCATCTTCAGCGTGTGTTTTACCATGATGTGTACCTTTGACCCCACCGGACGGACCTTTGTGAAGCTGAAAGCAACCCGCCGCCGTCAGCGTAACCTTACAACATACACTCTCAG ACACAGATTAGAAGAGGGTCAGGCCAGCAGCTGGAGCAGGAGACTCAAGTTCTTCATGTGCTGCACTAGAGCAAAAGATACACAATCT GATGCTTACTCAGAGGTGGCCAGCCTGTTTGCTGAGTTCTTCCGGGATCTTGACATTGTGCCGAGTGACATCATCGCTGGACTGGTGCTCCTCCGACAGAGACAAAGGGCAAAGAGATCAGCCATCTTGGATCAG GCAAACAATGATGTTTTAGCATTTCTATCTGGGATGCCTGTTACTCGTAACACTAAATACTTGGACCTGAAGAATTCG GCTGAGATGGCCATGTATAAGGAAGTGTGTTACTACATGCTGTTTGCCATGGCGGCGTATGGCTGGCCCTTGTATCTCTTTAGAAAACCAGCATGTGGACTCTGCAGACTTGTTAGCACCTGCTC ctgTAATACGTCAGTTTCAGGTTCTCGTCTTTCTCAGTCAGTCACTGTTGAGGAGGATAACTGCTGTGGTTGTAACGTTCTCGCCATTCGGCGGCAATTTCTGGACCAAGACCTTAAAGAAGTCCAAATTGTCTACACATCCTACCATGACGCG GTTTATGAGACGCCCTTCTTTGTAGCAGTGGATCATgcaaagaaaaaagtcataatcAGCATCAGAGGGACTTTGTCCCCCAAG GATGCTTTAACGGATCTCACTGGGGATTCAGAGCGTTTGCCACTAGAGGAACAGCATGGCACATGGCTTGGACATAAG ggaaTGGTTTATTCAGCTGAATACATAAAGAAGAAACTAGAACAAGAGATGATTCTCTCACAAGCCTTTGGGAGAGATTTG GGTAAAGGGACGATGCATTATGGGCTGGTGATTGTGGGTCACTCTCTGGGTGCCGGAGCGGCCGCCATCCTGTCCTTCCTCCTCCGGCCGCAGTATCCTTCACTGCACTGTTATGCATACTCCCCTCCTGGGGGTCTCCTCAG TGAGGATGCAATGGAGTACTCCAAAGACTTCATCACCTCAGTTGTGCTGGGAAAAGATTTGGTCCCCAG GATTGGCCTCTCTCAACTTGAAGGCTTCCGTCGTCACCTACTTGAAGTCCTACAGAAGAGTGATAAACCAAAG TGGCGAATCATTGCTGGTGGTACAAAGTGCATCCCTAAATCAGAGCTGCCCCTGGATGATGGACCCCCTCTATCTCAGGGTGTGACCCCCTCTAACTCGCGCCTGTGGCTGCACCCCAGTGATCTGAGCATCGCCCTGTCCGCCTCCACCCCGCTGTATCCTCCAGGACGTGTCATCCATGTGGTGCACAACCACCCTCCTGAGACATG tTGTGGTCAGGAGGAGCCCACTTATTCTGCACTGTGGGGGGATAACAAGGCCTTTGACGAGGTCATCATTTCTCCAGCCATGCTGAATGAACACATGCCCCATGTGGTGATGGATGGCCTCAACAag GTTTTGGAAAACTATAATAAGGGGAAGACAGCTTTACTGTCCGCTGCTAAGATTATGGTTAGTCCTACAGATGTGGACCTGAATCCAGAAACAATCTTCCTCGATGCCTCTAGTTCACCACAGCCCACACCTGCCACACACCATCGCAGAAACAGTAGTGTCCG TTCTTGTGCCCGCTCTGAGATCTCGCTGGATGGCTTCTCGGAGTGTCCCCCTCCTCCTGTGCCTGTGGTGCTCACCGGAGCTCGTGAGCGCTTGGCCATTGAGCTGCGGGAGCGAAAAGCTCCCCTGGCCATCATGGAGAGTCTATCTGATGCAGAATCTGTCTATAGCTTGGACTCTCGGCGGTCCTCTGCTGCCCTGAGGGGCTCACCCTGTCTAGGGAGTCTACCTTTCCCTCTTGATGCCCCCATCCCAGAAGAGAATCCTTCACTGAGCTCCCGCACAGAACTACTCGCTGCAGACAGCTTGAGCCAGGGCGCGGTGGACCATGAGCTTGGAGAGGTTGGTCCGTACTGCCATACCCCACTGGATTTGGCTGTACCTTCCAATGACACCCATTATCTCTCTGTCAATTCATGCAATAGTGCTCACTTCTCTCCTCTTTCGCTTGGAAAAACTACTGAAGATCAGCCAGCCAGCCAAGGCATGAATTTCTGCCCATCTTCAGAAACACCAGAGGCTTGCCAGCAATCAGCTGTTCCTAATAGTCAAGAATCCTGCAAGCTTAGCAAAATTGCCAATGATAGAGAGATTGAAATGGACCTTGAGAGTGGAAGGTCCCAGGCTCTTCAACCAGTTCCACCATTGTCCAATGGAACCCCCAGCCAGGCAGTCCTGGAGTTCGCCCAATACCTGGATTCTCTCTTTAGGCTCGATGGAAGCAGCTCTTCCCTTCTCGAGCTGTCCGATGCAGAATCTGAGTCTGGACAGGGATCTTACAGTCAGGCTGAGGGACAACATGAAGACCAGCGAGTGAGAAACTCAGACAAGGACAGGCAGCTACTGGCCAGAGCCACTCTAGAGCCCAATTTGGTTCCCAAGCCCCCTCGCACCTTTGCTGACTCGGCCGACCCCTCTTCTGGCATTTCTCTGTCTCCATCGTTCCCTCTCTCCTCCTCCGGAGAACTCAATGATCTTTCTCCTCTAGATGGAGCAATACCTATCAACCATTCTACACTACGAACTTCTGCTGCCATGCCCAATCCCAAGGAAACAGCACTGTCTTCTATGGTCTAG
- the dagla gene encoding diacylglycerol lipase-alpha isoform X2: MPGMVLFQRRWSVGSDDLVLPAFFLFILHCIWLVVLSMVLFGLPYSSEQSCSVTLVDHGRGYLGILVSCLICEGAIMWLSMRGSILYTQPREAVQYVLYIRLAILLVELVYAVVGITWLVQYYQPCSDITAKNLALGIVACNWLVIFSVCFTMMCTFDPTGRTFVKLKATRRRQRNLTTYTLRHRLEEGQASSWSRRLKFFMCCTRAKDTQSDAYSEVASLFAEFFRDLDIVPSDIIAGLVLLRQRQRAKRSAILDQANNDVLAFLSGMPVTRNTKYLDLKNSAEMAMYKEVCYYMLFAMAAYGWPLYLFRKPACGLCRLVSTCSCNTSVSGSRLSQSVTVEEDNCCGCNVLAIRRQFLDQDLKEVQIVYTSYHDAVYETPFFVAVDHAKKKVIISIRGTLSPKDALTDLTGDSERLPLEEQHGTWLGHKGMVYSAEYIKKKLEQEMILSQAFGRDLGKGTMHYGLVIVGHSLGAGAAAILSFLLRPQYPSLHCYAYSPPGGLLSEDAMEYSKDFITSVVLGKDLVPRIGLSQLEGFRRHLLEVLQKSDKPKWRIIAGGTKCIPKSELPLDDGPPLSQGVTPSNSRLWLHPSDLSIALSASTPLYPPGRVIHVVHNHPPETCCGQEEPTYSALWGDNKAFDEVIISPAMLNEHMPHVVMDGLNKVLEAPFFISELISAQVGSQRTSTRVCFSVPNTLPHSPLTPLVPDECFVVPETCSVPLTHNEMHSFQPQSSDTQENSLPLNNTVSLSIPTSNSVIETSYTPNFITGTPTPVASPTMSVSEDTSPFESDTILSDWPGDTCCTLQHSENTSVHQSGPSHPYSPTLACKISKSTEPKNDAQLSLTNLVEPSNLPALETPSSVKDSTVSPYSTPFNGSSYSKMSDHSSDASIPPSPLTYNTPTETPSQVVKINSSAPSCKSRSPSPKTSDYPSSTEFLLNASPTPSESPSPGLMAEGISAQLSTENISLKPPVFDNINLTPRPSDHSQTGLNSSTAPSEETSVVLTRNNSFRSCSVTCYLSNI; the protein is encoded by the exons GCTGGTGGTTCTGTCCATGGTTCTTTTTGGGCTGCCATACAGTTCAGAGCAGTCATGCTCGGTCACGCTGGTGGATCACGGTCGAGGTTACCTCGGCATCCTGGTCAGCTGCCTGATTTGCGAGGGTGCCATCATGTGGTTAAGCATGAGAGGCAGCATCCTGTACACACAACCCAGAGAAGCTGTTCAATACGTGCTTTATATACGGCTAG CCATCCTGCTGGTGGAGCTGGTGTATGCAGTGGTGGGCATCACCTGGTTGGTGCAGTATTACCAGCCTTGCTCTGACATCACAGCCAAGAACCTCGCCCTGG gaatTGTGGCGTGTAACTGGTTGGTCATCTTCAGCGTGTGTTTTACCATGATGTGTACCTTTGACCCCACCGGACGGACCTTTGTGAAGCTGAAAGCAACCCGCCGCCGTCAGCGTAACCTTACAACATACACTCTCAG ACACAGATTAGAAGAGGGTCAGGCCAGCAGCTGGAGCAGGAGACTCAAGTTCTTCATGTGCTGCACTAGAGCAAAAGATACACAATCT GATGCTTACTCAGAGGTGGCCAGCCTGTTTGCTGAGTTCTTCCGGGATCTTGACATTGTGCCGAGTGACATCATCGCTGGACTGGTGCTCCTCCGACAGAGACAAAGGGCAAAGAGATCAGCCATCTTGGATCAG GCAAACAATGATGTTTTAGCATTTCTATCTGGGATGCCTGTTACTCGTAACACTAAATACTTGGACCTGAAGAATTCG GCTGAGATGGCCATGTATAAGGAAGTGTGTTACTACATGCTGTTTGCCATGGCGGCGTATGGCTGGCCCTTGTATCTCTTTAGAAAACCAGCATGTGGACTCTGCAGACTTGTTAGCACCTGCTC ctgTAATACGTCAGTTTCAGGTTCTCGTCTTTCTCAGTCAGTCACTGTTGAGGAGGATAACTGCTGTGGTTGTAACGTTCTCGCCATTCGGCGGCAATTTCTGGACCAAGACCTTAAAGAAGTCCAAATTGTCTACACATCCTACCATGACGCG GTTTATGAGACGCCCTTCTTTGTAGCAGTGGATCATgcaaagaaaaaagtcataatcAGCATCAGAGGGACTTTGTCCCCCAAG GATGCTTTAACGGATCTCACTGGGGATTCAGAGCGTTTGCCACTAGAGGAACAGCATGGCACATGGCTTGGACATAAG ggaaTGGTTTATTCAGCTGAATACATAAAGAAGAAACTAGAACAAGAGATGATTCTCTCACAAGCCTTTGGGAGAGATTTG GGTAAAGGGACGATGCATTATGGGCTGGTGATTGTGGGTCACTCTCTGGGTGCCGGAGCGGCCGCCATCCTGTCCTTCCTCCTCCGGCCGCAGTATCCTTCACTGCACTGTTATGCATACTCCCCTCCTGGGGGTCTCCTCAG TGAGGATGCAATGGAGTACTCCAAAGACTTCATCACCTCAGTTGTGCTGGGAAAAGATTTGGTCCCCAG GATTGGCCTCTCTCAACTTGAAGGCTTCCGTCGTCACCTACTTGAAGTCCTACAGAAGAGTGATAAACCAAAG TGGCGAATCATTGCTGGTGGTACAAAGTGCATCCCTAAATCAGAGCTGCCCCTGGATGATGGACCCCCTCTATCTCAGGGTGTGACCCCCTCTAACTCGCGCCTGTGGCTGCACCCCAGTGATCTGAGCATCGCCCTGTCCGCCTCCACCCCGCTGTATCCTCCAGGACGTGTCATCCATGTGGTGCACAACCACCCTCCTGAGACATG tTGTGGTCAGGAGGAGCCCACTTATTCTGCACTGTGGGGGGATAACAAGGCCTTTGACGAGGTCATCATTTCTCCAGCCATGCTGAATGAACACATGCCCCATGTGGTGATGGATGGCCTCAACAag GTGCTGGAAGCCCCATTTTTCATTTCAGAACTGATTTCTGCTCAGGTTGGAAGCCAGAGAACTAGCACCCGAGTGTGTTTTTCTGTCCCTaacacactcccacactccccTCTTACACCTCTTGTTCCAGATGAATGTTTTGTGGTTCCAGAAACATGCTCTGTTCCTCTAACTCACAATGAAATGCATTCTTTCCAACCGCAGTCTTCAGACACTCAAGAGAACAGTTTGCCACTTAATAACACAGTCAGTCTGTCAATCCCGACTTCAAACAGTGTTATTGAGACATCATACACTCCAAACTTTATCACAGGAACTCCCACTCCAGTTGCATCACCTACAATGTCTGTTTCTGAAgatacatctccttttgagtcAGATACAATTCTCTCTGATTGGCCAGGAGACACTTGCTGTACCCTTCAACATTCAGAAAACACTTCAGTGCATCAGTCAGGTCCATCACATCCTTATTCACCAACACTTGCATGCAAAATCTCAAAATCAACAGAACCCaaaaacgatgcccaattgagCCTTACAAATTTGGTCGAACCCTCAAACTTGCCAGCATTAGAAACCCCCTCATCTGTCAAAGACTCAACTGTCTCGCCATATTCTACCCCCTTTAATGGCTCTTCATATTCCAAAATGTCAGATCATTCCTCCGATGCATCTATTCCACCTTCCCCTTTGACATATAATACACCCACTGAGACCCCCTCTCAAGTTGTGAAGATAAATTCTTCAGCCCCCTCCTGTAAAAGTAGATCTCCATCCCCAAAAACATCGGATTACCCTTCTTCCACAGAGTTCCTGTTAAACGCCAGCCCAACACCTTCAGAAAGCCCCTCACCTGGGCTAATGGCTGAAGGCATATCAGCCCAACTCTCAACAGAGAACATTTCTCTAAAACCCCCAGTCTTCGATAACATAAATTTAACCCCTCGGCCGTCAGACCATTCCCAGACTGGATTGAATTCCTCTACCGCCCCATCAGAAGAGACCTCTGTGGTTTTAACTCGCAACAATTCGTTTAGGTCTTGTAGTGTCACATGTTATTTGTCAAACATCTGA